The following coding sequences lie in one Sorghum bicolor cultivar BTx623 chromosome 6, Sorghum_bicolor_NCBIv3, whole genome shotgun sequence genomic window:
- the LOC110436291 gene encoding uncharacterized protein LOC110436291: protein MASYQAIVALLCMLAFSFFGGNNALDECVLETTLYIIQSPAQDQRPLGTDTVIINWPIKDGPGAAANTIGHAEGLTTFANHASGSWVTIMDLVFEGGSLAGSSLQVMGLHGSKNDQWSVMGGTRQLTMARGIINYNITQSTSASRTFEVYIYVYYTSL from the exons ATGGCCTCCTATCAGGCAATAGTAGCTCTGCTTTGCATGCTAGCTTTCTCCTTTTTTGGGGGAAATAATGCACTCGATGAATGTGTGTTGGAAACCACCCTATACATAATACAATCACCTGCCCAAGATCAAAGACCTTTAGGCACTGATACCGTCATTATTAATTGGCCTATAAAGGATGGTCCAGGTGCTGCTGCCAATACCATTGGGCATGCAGAGGGCTTGACGACCTTTGCAAATCACGCTAGTGGTTCGTGGGTAACCATAATGGACTTGGTGTTTGAGGGAGGCAG CCTTGCTGGATCGTCACTTCAAGTTATGGGGCTTCATGGTTCCAAAAATGATCAATGGAGCGTTATGGGGGGCACTAGACAACTTACCATGGCACGGGGTATTATCAACTACAATATAACCCAATCTACCAGTGCTAGTAGGACCTTCGAAGTATACATATATGTGTACTACACTTCCCTGTGA